The proteins below come from a single Panicum hallii strain FIL2 chromosome 7, PHallii_v3.1, whole genome shotgun sequence genomic window:
- the LOC112899633 gene encoding pyruvate kinase, cytosolic isozyme, with protein MANIDMAAILADLDRGAADARVPKTKLVCTLGPASRTVPMLEKLLRAGMNVARFNFSHGTHEYHQETLDNLRQAMHNTGILCAVMLDTKGPEIRTGFLKDGKPIKLTKGQEITVTTDYDIKGDENMIAMSYKKLPVDVKPGNVILCADGTISLTVLSCDPDAGTVRCKCENTAMLGERKNCNLPGIVVDLPTLTEKDKEDILGWGVPNDIDMIALSFVRKGSDLVTVRQVLGQHAKRIKLMSKVENQEGVVNFDEILRETDAFMVARGDLGMEIPVEKIFLAQKMMIYKCNIAGKPVVTATQMLESMIKSPRPTRAEATDVANAVLDGTDCVMLSGESAAGAYPEVAVKIMARICIEAESSLDHEAVFKAMIRSAPLPMSPLESLASSAVRTANKAKAALIVVLTRGGTTAKLVAKYRPRVPILSVVVPVLTTDSFDWTISSEGPARHSLIYRGLIPLLAEGSAKATDSESTEVILEAALKSAVQKQLCKPGDSVVALHRIGVASVIKICIVK; from the exons ATGGCGAACATCGACATGGCCGCGAtcctggcggacctggaccgCGGCGCCGCCGACGCGCGGGTGCCCAAGACCAAGCTCGTCTGCACGCTCGGCCCGGCCTCCCGCACCGTCCCCATGCTCGAGAAGCTGCTCCGCGCCGGCATGAACGTCGCGCGCTTCAACTTTTCCCACGGCACGCACGAGTACCACCAGGAGACGCTCGACAACCTCAGGCAGGCCATGCACAACACCGGCATCCTCTGCGCCGTCATGCTCGACACCAAG GGTCCTGAGATCCGTACTGGATTTTTGAAGGACGGTAAACCAATTAAGCTAACCAAGGGTCAAGAAATCACTGTCACCACTGATTATGATATCAAGGGTGATGAGAATATGATCGCTATGAGTTACAAGAAACTACCTGTTGATGTGAAGCCTGGAAATGTCATACTGTGTGCAGATGGTACTATCTCTCTGACTGTCCTCTCTTGCGATCCTGATGCTGGAACTGTGAGATGTAAGTGTGAAAACACTGCAATGCTCGGTGAGAGAAAGAACTGCAATTTGCCAGGAATTGTTGTTGATCTTCCTACACTAACTGAGAAAGATAAAGAGGACATTTTGGGATGGGGTGTTCCAAATGATATTGATATGATTGCTCTGTCCTTTGTTCGTAAAGGATCGGATTTGGTGACTGTCAGACAGGTCCTTGGGCAGCATGCCAAGCGCATCAAGTTGATGTCAAAG GTTGAAAACCAAGAGGGTGTTGTGAACTTTGATGAGATCTTGAGGGAGACTGATGCCTTTATGGTTGCTAGAGGTGATCTGGGAATGGAGATTCCAGTTGAGAAGATTTTCCTTGCGCAGAAGATGATGATCTACAAGTGCAATATTGCTGGCAAGCCTGTTGTTACTGCTACCCAGATGCTTGAGTCAATGATCAAATCTCCAAGGCCAACTCGTGCTGAGGCAACTGACGTTGCAAATGCTGTTCTTGATGGAACTGACTGCGTCATGCTCAGTGGTGAGAGTGCTGCTGGAGCATACCCCGAGGTGGCTGTGAAGATCATGGCTCGTATATGCATTGAGGCAGAATCTTCCCTGGACCACGAGGCAGTTTTCAAGGCGATGATCAGGTCCGCACCCCTACCTATGAGTCCCTTGGAATCTCTTGCATCATCTGCTGTGCGAACTGCCAATAAGGCCAAGGCTGCACTGATTGTCGTCTTGACTCGCGGTGGCACCACGGCCAAGCTTGTTGCGAAGTACCGTCCCAGGGTTCCAATCCTCTCTGTGGTTGTCCCTGTGCTGACAACGGATTCATTCGACTGGACCATCAGCTCTGAGGGCCCAGCGAGGCACAGCCTAATCTACAGAGGCCTCATCCCCCTCCTTGCTGAGGGCTCTGCCAAGGCTACAGATTCAGAGTCGACAGAGGTGATCCTGGAGGCTGCGCTGAAGTCTGCAGTACAGAAGCAGCTGTGCAAGCCTGGTGATTCCGTCGTGGCTCTTCACCGTATCGGTGTGGCGTCTGTCATCAAGATCTGCATCGTGAAGTGA